A genome region from Bradyrhizobium sp. WSM1417 includes the following:
- a CDS encoding Rieske 2Fe-2S domain-containing protein has protein sequence MLEQTRSPNPTYNQAPSEGIVREILEKLPGPTEAAAKMLPPECYTSAEFFEFERREVFARSWLCVGRVEQVATPGDCLSAQPAGEPILVTRTQSGEIRAMAAICRHRGQVVPCAAGQKTLRCPLHFWTYDLEGNLIGAPHMGRENTLELRKSEKLTPIKLEIWHGFIFVNLDPLAEPLAPSLAKVEPYWAGYEDADLVGIPPRIADTPLPWNWKVHVENFTDAYHPEFVHRGTHDFAPSVTEDGGVVFTDMKPGDNAIIRTVPMLKPDGGMNRDGWGENPAFPPIKTISAAQRQRLTFVMIPPSMTMVFAPNAIAFTLLSATGVEATFASSDRQTAGGWLLPRSSTELPDFNDRAAQVLEGGAKIWAQDVPENLGMQRGKKSSFAPEGVYGPLETTLVQFNAWLLHAYMQAGLRS, from the coding sequence ATGCTGGAGCAGACCCGGTCGCCGAATCCGACTTACAATCAGGCACCCTCAGAGGGAATCGTGCGCGAGATTCTCGAGAAGCTGCCGGGTCCGACGGAGGCTGCGGCCAAGATGCTGCCACCCGAATGCTACACGTCGGCGGAGTTCTTCGAGTTTGAACGCAGGGAGGTATTTGCGCGTTCGTGGCTATGCGTCGGCCGCGTCGAACAGGTCGCTACTCCCGGTGACTGCCTGTCGGCCCAGCCCGCCGGCGAACCGATCCTCGTGACGCGGACCCAGTCAGGTGAAATCCGGGCGATGGCCGCGATCTGCCGACATCGAGGTCAAGTCGTTCCGTGTGCTGCCGGTCAAAAGACCCTGCGATGCCCTCTGCATTTCTGGACCTACGATCTCGAAGGCAATTTAATCGGCGCCCCGCATATGGGCCGAGAGAATACACTCGAATTGCGAAAGTCGGAAAAGCTGACGCCCATCAAACTCGAAATTTGGCACGGCTTCATTTTTGTCAATCTTGATCCGCTCGCAGAGCCGCTTGCTCCTTCACTAGCGAAGGTTGAGCCATACTGGGCCGGATATGAAGATGCGGATCTCGTGGGGATTCCTCCCAGGATCGCCGACACTCCACTGCCTTGGAATTGGAAGGTTCACGTTGAGAACTTCACGGACGCGTACCATCCGGAGTTTGTCCATCGGGGCACGCACGACTTTGCGCCAAGCGTGACTGAAGATGGTGGTGTAGTCTTTACGGATATGAAGCCGGGTGACAACGCAATCATCCGCACCGTCCCGATGCTGAAGCCGGACGGCGGCATGAACAGGGACGGCTGGGGTGAAAATCCGGCGTTTCCGCCGATCAAGACCATTTCCGCAGCTCAGCGGCAGCGGCTGACGTTCGTCATGATTCCACCAAGCATGACCATGGTCTTTGCGCCAAACGCGATCGCATTCACTCTGCTGTCCGCGACGGGCGTCGAGGCGACGTTTGCGTCGAGCGACCGACAGACGGCCGGCGGCTGGTTGCTTCCGAGATCCTCTACGGAGCTGCCTGACTTCAATGACCGCGCTGCTCAGGTGCTCGAGGGCGGCGCAAAAATATGGGCCCAAGACGTACCTGAGAACTTGGGCATGCAGCGAGGCAAGAAGTCCAGCTTCGCGCCGGAGGGCGTTTACGGCCCGTTGGAAACGACCCTCGTTCAGTTCAATGCCTGGCTTCTGCACGCGTACATGCAAGCCGGACTACGTTCATGA
- a CDS encoding ABC transporter ATP-binding protein, which yields MAGKVKRSPTVVSAADADDSDPMKAAISLRGVDVTFPGEDGPVKAVSSVDLHIPKQEFVSIVGRSGCGKSTLLRVIAGLLRPSAGEIAVTGTSAAEARLYRSFGIVFQSNVMLPWLTAIENVRLPLEVVPPASIPPRYSPEDLLKMVGLEGQGGKYPRQLSGGMRQRVAIARALSFDPPILLMDEPFAAVDALIRQRLHVLLMDICARTQKTVVFITHDVYEAVLLSDRVLVMSDRPGTIAADVKVPFPRPRQPALRSNPAYMELCSEILERLMKD from the coding sequence ATGGCAGGCAAGGTGAAACGTTCTCCGACAGTCGTCTCCGCAGCCGACGCAGATGATAGCGACCCGATGAAGGCCGCCATTTCGTTGCGCGGCGTGGATGTCACTTTTCCCGGCGAAGACGGTCCGGTTAAGGCAGTATCGTCCGTCGATCTGCACATTCCCAAACAGGAGTTCGTGTCGATCGTCGGTCGCTCCGGCTGCGGCAAGTCGACCTTGTTGCGCGTGATTGCCGGCCTGCTTCGCCCATCGGCCGGTGAGATCGCAGTGACAGGCACATCAGCGGCGGAAGCGCGGCTCTATCGGTCATTCGGGATCGTATTCCAGAGCAATGTGATGCTGCCGTGGCTGACTGCGATCGAGAACGTGCGATTGCCGCTCGAGGTGGTGCCGCCGGCGTCCATCCCGCCCCGGTACAGCCCCGAAGATCTGCTGAAGATGGTTGGGCTCGAGGGGCAGGGTGGCAAATATCCCCGTCAATTGTCAGGCGGGATGCGTCAACGCGTAGCGATCGCCCGCGCCTTGTCATTCGATCCTCCGATCCTTCTGATGGACGAACCCTTTGCGGCGGTTGATGCGCTGATCAGGCAAAGGTTGCATGTTCTGCTCATGGACATCTGCGCCCGCACCCAGAAGACGGTCGTCTTCATTACCCACGATGTCTACGAGGCCGTCCTGCTCAGCGATCGCGTGTTGGTGATGTCCGATCGCCCCGGCACCATTGCCGCTGACGTCAAGGTCCCGTTCCCGCGGCCCCGGCAACCGGCATTGCGATCCAATCCGGCCTACATGGAGCTTTGTTCCGAAATCCTGGAGCGGCTCATGAAGGACTAG
- a CDS encoding ABC transporter permease → MIEILKKAAPIALFCAVWEAACFLLKIPAYIVPAPHRVVDKIVNSGALLYSHSLISIAEILIGFGLASICAVLCAIAMVHSRRVEAVLEPFLVVSQVIPKVALAPLFIIWFGHGILPKIIIAMLIAFFPVLVNAVVGLRSVDGEIIELMDSIAANRRQLFWRVRLPTSLPYIFPALKVAALLSVVGAMVGEFVGSDHGLGYLMVLGDVNLDTDLLFASLAVVTAFGMVIYSTIEIFERRIEQRYGKGGVQQQLVTV, encoded by the coding sequence ATGATTGAGATCCTGAAAAAGGCCGCCCCCATCGCGCTATTTTGCGCGGTGTGGGAGGCGGCCTGTTTCCTCTTGAAGATACCCGCCTATATCGTGCCGGCTCCTCACCGGGTCGTCGACAAGATCGTCAACAGCGGGGCTTTGCTGTATTCCCACTCCCTGATCTCGATCGCCGAGATCCTGATAGGGTTCGGACTCGCCAGCATTTGCGCGGTGCTTTGCGCCATTGCGATGGTCCACTCGCGGCGGGTTGAAGCGGTTCTGGAACCCTTTCTAGTCGTTTCCCAGGTTATCCCCAAAGTGGCGCTGGCGCCGCTTTTCATCATTTGGTTCGGGCACGGGATCCTGCCGAAGATCATCATCGCGATGCTGATCGCGTTCTTTCCCGTGCTGGTGAACGCCGTTGTCGGATTGCGATCGGTCGATGGCGAAATCATTGAATTGATGGATTCCATCGCTGCCAATCGCCGCCAATTGTTCTGGCGTGTTCGTCTTCCGACTTCGCTGCCGTACATCTTTCCCGCGCTCAAGGTCGCGGCCTTGCTGAGCGTGGTCGGCGCGATGGTCGGGGAGTTCGTGGGCTCCGACCACGGTCTTGGCTATTTGATGGTTCTTGGGGACGTGAATCTCGACACGGATCTGCTGTTTGCCTCCCTCGCCGTGGTGACGGCATTCGGGATGGTCATCTATTCAACCATCGAGATCTTTGAGCGCCGTATCGAGCAACGGTACGGCAAGGGCGGGGTCCAACAGCAGCTCGTTACGGTATGA
- a CDS encoding ABC transporter substrate-binding protein: MSGKFPTRGVLPVVLAAFACGQAFAAEKVSVRLNWVPGTEHSFLYLAKEKGWFAEAGIDLDIIAGQGSTVAVKTVGAGETPFAIADVATVARGWEAGVPLVAAAVLLKESPTVVYSLKAKDITKMSDLCGKKVGINIKSTTSEQYRAMVRLANLKNCEIAEVPVSGGGSKELLSGAVDAAVIFSYEDPAQLLAKGQELNTIPASQYFKLYSLSIITNVETATKKPVLVESFVKVAVKGIKYALANPEEAKQSFLKLAPEADVAYERLKFDMFSKLLAGDESAGDSIGTSTAEGWSNSLKVLRDLAIIKAEIDPAGKFVQVQ, translated from the coding sequence ATGTCTGGCAAGTTTCCGACCCGCGGCGTCCTTCCAGTTGTTCTAGCCGCTTTTGCATGCGGCCAAGCCTTTGCGGCTGAGAAGGTCAGTGTTCGTCTCAACTGGGTCCCCGGTACCGAGCACTCGTTCCTTTATCTGGCCAAGGAAAAGGGTTGGTTCGCCGAGGCCGGCATAGATCTTGACATTATTGCAGGTCAAGGATCGACCGTGGCCGTGAAAACGGTGGGCGCCGGCGAAACGCCCTTCGCAATTGCCGATGTCGCGACGGTCGCGCGTGGATGGGAAGCCGGCGTTCCCCTGGTCGCGGCCGCGGTGCTCCTCAAGGAAAGTCCCACGGTCGTATATTCACTGAAAGCAAAGGACATTACGAAGATGTCCGATCTTTGCGGAAAGAAGGTCGGCATTAACATCAAGAGCACCACGAGCGAACAGTATCGCGCCATGGTCCGTCTCGCCAATCTGAAGAACTGCGAGATTGCCGAGGTGCCGGTCTCCGGGGGAGGGAGCAAGGAGCTCCTGTCGGGTGCGGTCGATGCGGCGGTGATCTTCTCTTATGAGGATCCAGCGCAGCTTCTGGCCAAGGGCCAGGAACTGAATACAATTCCTGCGAGCCAGTACTTCAAGCTCTACAGCCTATCGATCATCACCAACGTCGAGACGGCAACGAAGAAGCCGGTGCTGGTCGAGTCCTTTGTCAAGGTGGCCGTGAAGGGCATCAAATACGCGCTGGCCAACCCCGAAGAGGCGAAACAGTCTTTTCTGAAGTTGGCGCCAGAGGCGGACGTTGCTTACGAGAGGCTCAAGTTCGACATGTTCTCGAAGCTTCTTGCCGGGGACGAGTCCGCCGGCGATTCGATTGGCACGAGCACCGCGGAAGGATGGAGCAACTCCCTTAAGGTGTTGCGCGATCTCGCGATCATCAAGGCCGAAATCGATCCGGCGGGGAAATTCGTTCAGGTTCAATAA
- a CDS encoding xanthine dehydrogenase family protein molybdopterin-binding subunit translates to MKSIREPTGIAPERIDGRQKVLGEVRFTTDFSWPGMTHAKILRSPVPHARIRSIDASRARALRGVLAVVTGADIATMPDPFYGVGIRDQPVLAIDKVRYVGDMVAAVVAEDEATAFRALELIEVEYAELPALMTIADALSEGAPDIFEGPSPGEALPVGAGAQSLKEPSRNVLYEFRYARGDLESAMRYADHVFTDTFTFSRIHHYHLEPYVNVARADADSIEIWSCNQDPFILRNDLSRMFGFPLHNVRIHTAMIGGGFGAKSYCKMEPLVVFLARQVRRPVRLCLTMDEAFLTLSKHAAILTLKTAVTADGRLIAREADIKLDGGAYSDASVSTTIKTGYRIPGPYKWVAVSTIASAVRTNTVPGGSFRGFGGTQASFASESQIDMIARRLSLDPLEFRRNNMLAPGEPYAPGDSALDSDFKAGLSRVAHLIGYGASPKKRGRGIGLSVGLKDGGGTGNQALAEIKVSDAGEIMIRAAAVEIGQGVGTVLGTIAAEILDRPMTAVRYGEIDTDHTPLDTGTHVSFATAVTGRAIEQAAIDVRNQILEFAAERLDCDHAELVLSDWNILRGNESFPLQKMLRDYYGPVGTEFIGRGRMKIAYDAAAPLGSQNYFWMPCWSAAEVNVDEETGKVTVLKLVVGADAGRAFNLPACHGQLEGAALQAFGQSLFEELIYDGPAPANADPMTYRVPLVTDLPGQFESFIEEQGMGPGPGGAKGLGEAGMLGIAAAIANAVEDAVGARVLQLPITPERVMAALTAQQTAAQPGS, encoded by the coding sequence ATGAAATCGATCCGCGAGCCAACAGGCATTGCGCCGGAGCGGATCGACGGCCGGCAGAAGGTCCTTGGCGAGGTTCGTTTCACGACAGACTTTTCTTGGCCGGGCATGACCCATGCCAAGATTCTGCGCAGCCCGGTGCCGCATGCGCGAATCAGATCCATTGATGCCAGTCGTGCGAGGGCGCTTCGCGGTGTCCTCGCCGTCGTCACGGGCGCCGATATAGCGACCATGCCCGACCCCTTCTATGGCGTTGGAATCCGAGACCAGCCGGTACTTGCCATCGACAAGGTGAGATATGTCGGTGATATGGTCGCGGCGGTTGTGGCAGAGGACGAGGCCACAGCCTTTCGGGCGCTTGAATTGATTGAGGTCGAATATGCCGAGCTGCCGGCGTTGATGACGATTGCCGATGCGCTGTCGGAGGGGGCCCCCGACATCTTCGAAGGGCCGTCGCCTGGCGAGGCGCTGCCGGTGGGCGCCGGCGCGCAGAGCCTCAAGGAGCCGTCCAGAAACGTACTTTACGAGTTCAGGTACGCCCGCGGTGATCTCGAAAGCGCGATGCGATATGCCGACCATGTCTTCACCGACACTTTCACATTTTCAAGGATTCATCACTATCATCTTGAGCCCTACGTCAACGTCGCCCGCGCCGATGCCGATAGCATCGAGATATGGTCCTGTAACCAGGACCCTTTCATCCTGCGGAACGACTTGTCGCGCATGTTCGGCTTCCCTCTGCATAATGTGAGAATCCACACGGCGATGATTGGCGGAGGGTTTGGTGCGAAGAGCTATTGCAAGATGGAGCCGCTGGTCGTTTTTCTTGCCAGGCAGGTAAGGCGGCCGGTCCGGTTGTGCCTGACGATGGACGAGGCGTTTCTCACACTGAGCAAGCACGCCGCCATCCTGACGCTGAAGACGGCCGTAACGGCGGACGGGCGGCTGATCGCCCGGGAAGCCGACATCAAGCTCGACGGAGGAGCCTATAGCGATGCCAGCGTCAGCACCACCATCAAGACTGGATACCGCATCCCGGGTCCCTACAAATGGGTTGCGGTATCGACCATCGCTTCGGCAGTGAGGACGAACACCGTTCCGGGCGGATCTTTCAGAGGCTTCGGCGGAACGCAGGCAAGCTTCGCGTCGGAATCGCAGATCGACATGATCGCGCGCCGTCTTAGTCTGGATCCGCTCGAGTTTCGCCGCAACAACATGTTGGCGCCCGGCGAACCATACGCGCCCGGCGACAGCGCGCTCGACAGCGACTTCAAGGCGGGATTGTCGAGGGTCGCCCATTTGATCGGCTATGGCGCCTCACCGAAGAAGCGCGGGCGCGGCATCGGGCTGAGTGTTGGCCTAAAGGATGGCGGCGGCACGGGTAATCAGGCACTCGCCGAGATCAAGGTCAGCGACGCCGGCGAGATCATGATCCGAGCCGCGGCGGTTGAGATCGGCCAGGGCGTCGGCACCGTGCTCGGCACCATCGCCGCAGAAATTCTCGATCGGCCGATGACCGCCGTGAGGTACGGCGAGATCGATACTGACCACACGCCACTCGACACCGGCACGCACGTCAGCTTCGCGACGGCAGTCACGGGTCGTGCCATCGAACAAGCGGCGATCGACGTCAGGAATCAGATTTTGGAATTCGCCGCAGAGCGTCTCGATTGCGATCACGCTGAACTCGTGTTGTCCGACTGGAACATACTGCGCGGCAACGAGTCGTTTCCATTGCAGAAGATGCTCCGCGACTATTACGGGCCAGTGGGAACGGAGTTCATTGGGCGCGGCCGAATGAAGATTGCGTATGACGCTGCGGCACCATTGGGCTCACAGAATTACTTTTGGATGCCGTGCTGGTCGGCTGCGGAAGTGAACGTCGACGAGGAGACCGGCAAAGTGACCGTTCTCAAACTCGTGGTCGGCGCGGACGCAGGGCGCGCTTTTAACCTTCCGGCTTGTCACGGCCAACTCGAAGGTGCGGCGTTGCAGGCGTTCGGTCAAAGTCTATTCGAAGAACTGATCTACGATGGACCGGCGCCCGCCAACGCTGACCCGATGACATATCGCGTGCCGCTCGTCACGGACCTTCCCGGGCAGTTCGAAAGCTTCATTGAGGAGCAAGGCATGGGACCGGGTCCAGGAGGTGCGAAGGGCCTTGGCGAAGCCGGCATGCTCGGGATCGCTGCCGCTATCGCCAATGCGGTTGAGGACGCGGTTGGGGCGAGGGTTCTGCAACTGCCGATCACACCGGAGCGGGTGATGGCTGCGTTAACGGCGCAGCAAACAGCCGCTCAGCCTGGGTCCTGA
- a CDS encoding (2Fe-2S)-binding protein, with amino-acid sequence MQLELSFTINGQEKRLNVAANRTVADLLREDLNLTGCRVACDAEVCGSCTVLIDGRPAAACSTFAFEADGAFIETIEGLAENDVLHAIQQAFLETNAFQCGFCTSGFVMSVKALLKVDPSPTDDAIKEWLKSNICRCTGYQPILQATRLAAKRIGVPA; translated from the coding sequence ATGCAGCTTGAACTGTCTTTCACCATCAATGGGCAAGAGAAGCGGCTGAACGTCGCCGCGAACAGGACTGTCGCGGATCTGCTGCGCGAAGACCTGAATCTGACGGGGTGCCGCGTCGCATGCGACGCCGAGGTCTGCGGTTCCTGCACCGTCCTGATCGACGGCCGGCCGGCGGCTGCCTGCTCGACCTTTGCATTCGAGGCCGACGGGGCGTTCATCGAGACCATCGAAGGACTGGCCGAGAACGATGTCCTGCACGCAATCCAGCAAGCATTTCTGGAGACAAACGCATTCCAATGCGGCTTCTGCACGTCAGGCTTCGTTATGTCGGTAAAGGCCTTGCTCAAAGTTGATCCTTCACCGACCGACGATGCGATCAAGGAGTGGCTGAAGTCGAATATCTGCAGATGCACAGGCTACCAGCCCATACTGCAGGCGACGCGGCTTGCTGCAAAGCGCATCGGCGTTCCCGCATGA
- a CDS encoding GntR family transcriptional regulator produces the protein MIAAEALPWASNSLQWKYRALDRTAATSTSSYVLARLRGDILSAYFKPDAKLYLKVLTERYNTSVAPVREALAVLSGAGLVISESQRGFRVASASRADFLDIAALRKHLEIPALGLAIARGDDRWVREIRRVYDIFSQLSQKAGHDAPISDAWEAYHREFHFSLIAECGSPTLLNFWSQLHDRFDRYRRLTLPSGSYMAGTASDHEDIMEAVISRDIGRAATLMSDHIQNITDVVLEQYVE, from the coding sequence ATGATTGCTGCTGAAGCGCTGCCCTGGGCATCCAATTCACTTCAATGGAAATATCGCGCGCTGGACAGAACTGCTGCGACGTCCACCTCATCTTATGTGCTGGCGAGATTGCGGGGCGATATTCTCTCGGCCTATTTCAAGCCTGACGCGAAGCTCTATCTCAAGGTTCTCACAGAGCGCTACAACACCAGCGTGGCGCCCGTTCGAGAGGCGCTCGCGGTGCTTTCGGGCGCCGGGCTCGTGATTTCCGAAAGCCAGCGGGGATTTCGGGTCGCTTCGGCTTCTCGGGCCGACTTTCTCGACATCGCGGCACTGCGAAAGCATCTCGAGATTCCCGCGCTTGGCTTAGCAATAGCTAGGGGCGACGATCGCTGGGTTAGGGAAATCCGTCGGGTCTACGATATCTTTTCGCAGCTGTCGCAAAAGGCGGGACACGACGCGCCGATCTCCGATGCCTGGGAAGCCTATCACCGCGAGTTCCACTTCTCGCTGATTGCGGAATGCGGCTCGCCGACGCTGTTGAATTTCTGGTCTCAGCTTCACGATCGCTTTGACCGCTATCGTCGACTGACATTGCCGTCGGGGTCCTACATGGCGGGAACGGCGAGCGACCACGAAGATATCATGGAGGCCGTGATCAGCAGGGATATCGGCCGTGCCGCCACGTTGATGAGCGATCACATCCAGAACATCACCGATGTCGTGCTTGAGCAATATGTCGAGTAA
- a CDS encoding DUF1989 domain-containing protein codes for MLAATSIPGKIVKDTTVPAGANNYVSEIPPGRRLRIIDIGGQQAVDFLAFDLSNTEIRYNNANSIKLNRTIYVTKGFKLYSDVAEVLMTVVEDSVGRHDTIGGACSSQVNKLRYGIEGTCACRDNFLVALAGRGMSAKDIHANVNFFMNVPVEADGSAEIVEGLSTPGDFVELRADKPTLVVMSNCPQFYNPCSGWNPTPIRVVEWDPQ; via the coding sequence ATGCTCGCTGCCACCTCAATTCCCGGAAAGATCGTCAAGGACACTACGGTGCCCGCAGGCGCCAACAACTATGTCTCGGAAATTCCTCCCGGCCGGCGCTTGCGCATCATCGACATCGGCGGCCAGCAGGCGGTCGATTTCCTCGCCTTTGACCTCTCTAATACGGAGATCCGCTACAACAACGCCAACTCGATCAAGTTGAACCGCACCATCTATGTTACCAAGGGCTTCAAGCTCTATTCTGACGTAGCCGAAGTACTCATGACCGTGGTCGAGGACAGCGTAGGCCGGCACGATACAATCGGGGGTGCATGCAGCAGCCAGGTGAACAAGCTCCGATACGGCATCGAAGGCACCTGCGCCTGCCGCGACAATTTCCTGGTGGCGCTGGCGGGTCGCGGAATGTCCGCCAAGGACATTCACGCCAATGTCAATTTCTTCATGAACGTTCCCGTGGAAGCCGACGGGTCCGCTGAAATCGTCGAAGGCCTCTCAACACCGGGTGACTTCGTTGAACTGCGTGCCGACAAACCGACGCTCGTCGTGATGTCAAACTGCCCTCAGTTCTACAATCCCTGCTCGGGCTGGAATCCGACACCGATCAGGGTCGTTGAATGGGATCCGCAGTAA